In Oryza glaberrima chromosome 8, OglaRS2, whole genome shotgun sequence, the following are encoded in one genomic region:
- the LOC127781795 gene encoding NAC domain-containing protein 14-like isoform X2, which translates to MTVMELKKLPLGFRFHPTDEELVRHYLKGKITGQIRSEAEVIPEIDVCKCEPWDLPDKSLIRSDDPEWFFFAPKDRKYPNGSRSNRATEAGYWKATGKDRVIRSKGDKKKQQVIGMKKTLVFHRGRAPKGERTGWIMHEYRTTEPEFESGEQGGYVLYRLFRKQEEKIERPSPDEVDRSGYSPTPSRSTPDNMEPIEDGNTPLNRESPESALHESPIDLPALTEAQAAPITRWLADRTDNATTNEVNISHMPHHGLDGGAKASPSTGAFPQLIGSQQNIHDNNELATVSAPMLPHEDFNNFPLGAIGNFDGNMNPRDPVEEFLNQTIADPDEHSSTTSKAQYDSDTGIIPTEFENHGVMQGEFMDDLSGLENLDFWPDDRNPQLSALYEDTPLLPYDSTDQDVLSMDSGAESLQDLFNSMDDSNARNNVWGNEPFLQGTGFPMSWPLQPNSAFPNQGTANRRLMLQLSESLSPDFDASMTRDECEDEEPGIVVTSKYVNEAPEESTAEKDMPSDGDDAEPTGITILRRRTASSFSDGDDAESTGITILRQHQAPNASLLSDGDDAESTGITILRRRQAPTASSASSFTQQGAAVQRVRLQSNLDAAPCSSVDGSSSCIINEGESERTMEKPEIEENAGSTLAEGGTCHEDDQKEHDASAANAKSVVRLRKTAEGSDKENKQEEEEGVLDSHVRAPGNKRGFPSYIIWLVLSVALVLLISLGIYGWV; encoded by the exons ATGACGGTGATGGAGCTCAAGAAGCTGCCGCTCGGGTTCAGGTTCCACCCCACCGACGAGGAGCTCGTCAGGCACTACCTCAAGGGGAAGATCACGGGGCAGATCAGGAGCGAGGCCGAGGTCATCCCCGAGATCGATGTCTGCAAGTGCGAGCCGTGGGATCTCCCTG ATAAGTCTCTGATCCGCTCCGATGATCCGGAGTGGTTCTTCTTCGCTCCGAAGGATAGGAAGTATCCCAATGGGAGCAGGTCGAACAGGGCGACGGAGGCCGGGTACTGGAAGGCCACCGGGAAGGACAGGGTGATCAGGTCCAAGGGTGACAAGAAGAAGCAGCAAGTAATTGGCATGAAGAAGACGCTCGTGTTCCACCGGGGGCGTGCGCCGAAGGGTGAGCGGACTGGGTGGATCATGCATGAGTACCGCACCACCGAGCCGGAGTTTGAGTCCGGTGAGCAG GGAGGTTACGTTCTCTACCGGCTGTTCCGAAAGCAAGAGGAGAAAATTGAGCGACCCAGTCCGGATGAAGTGGATAGAAGTGGATACTCACCCACTCCTTCTCGTTCAACTCCTGATAACATGGAACCAATTGAAGACGGAAATACACCATTAAACAGGGAATCTCCAGAATCTGCTCTGCATGAAAGCCCAATTGATTTGCCTGCTCTAACTGAGGCTCAAGCTGCGCCAATTACAAGGTGGCTTGCAGACAGAACTGATAACGCGACAACAAATGAAGTAAACATCTCTCACATGCCTCATCATGGGCTTGATGGAGGAGCTAAG GCTAGCCCTTCAACTGGTGCTTTCCCTCAGCTGATTGGTTCACAACAGAATATCCATGATAATAATGAATTAGCCACAGTTTCTGCACCCATGCTACCACATGAAGACTTCAATAATTTCCCTCTAGGAGCCATTGGTAATTTTGATGGCAATATGAATCCTCGAGATCCAGTGGAGGAGTTCTTGAATCAAACCATTGCTGATCCAGATGAGCATTCATCAACAACATCAAAGGCTCAGTATGATTCGGACACTGGAATCATACCAACTGAGTTTGAGAACCATGGGGTGATGCAG GGTGAATTCATGGATGATCTGAGTGGGTTGGAAAATTTAGATTTCTGGCCAGATGACCGAAATCCCCAGTTGAGTGCACTGTATGAGGACACACCATTGCTGCCTTATGATAGCACCGACCAGGATGTGCTCTCCATGGACTCTGGTGCTGAATCCTTGCAAGATCTATTCAACAGCATGGACGATTCAAACGCGAGGAATAATGTATGGGGCAACGAACCATTCCTCCAGGGGACTGGATTTCCCATGTCTTGGCCGTTACAGCCGAACTCCGCATTTCCAAACCAGGGCACTGCAAATAGGAGGCTCATGCTACAACTATCAGAATCATTATCTCCTGATTTTGATGCGAGCATGACTAGAGATGAGTGTGAAGATGAGGAACCAGGTATTGTTGTAACTTCGAAGTATGTGAATGAAGCTCCTGAGGAGTCAACTGCAGAAAAGGATATGCCTTCTGATGGAGATGATGCTGAGCCAACGGGTATTACTATCCTGAGGCGACGCACTGCAAGTTCGTTTTCTGATGGAGATGATGCTGAGTCAACGGGTATTACCATCCTAAGACAGCACCAAGCTCCAAATGCAAGCTTGCTTTCTGATGGAGATGATGCTGAGTCAACGGGTATCACTATCCTAAGACGACGCCAAGCTCCAACTGCTAGCTCAGCTAGTTCATTTACTCAACAGGGTGCTGCAGTGCAAAGGGTGCGGCTACAATCAAACCTTGATGCAGCACCGTGTTCTAGCGTTGATGGTTCATCAAGTTGCATCATAAATGAAGGTGAAAGTGAACGCACCATGGAGAAACCTGAG ATTGAAGAGAATGCAGGAAGTACCTTGGCTGAAGGTGGGACTTGCCATGAGGATGACCAGAAGGAGCATG ATGCTTCAGCAGCAAATGCTAAATCTGTTGTGAGGCTGCGGAAGACAGCAGAGGGAAGCGACAAGGAGAACAagcaggaggaagaggagggtgTTCTTGATTCACATGTGAGAGCTCCAGGGAATAAGAGGGGATTCCCATCGTACATCATTTGGCTGGTTCTCTCTGTGGCTCTGGTCCTGCTTATCTCCCTTGGGATTTATGGATGGGTATAA
- the LOC127781795 gene encoding NAC domain-containing protein 14-like isoform X1, whose protein sequence is MTVMELKKLPLGFRFHPTDEELVRHYLKGKITGQIRSEAEVIPEIDVCKCEPWDLPDKSLIRSDDPEWFFFAPKDRKYPNGSRSNRATEAGYWKATGKDRVIRSKGDKKKQQVIGMKKTLVFHRGRAPKGERTGWIMHEYRTTEPEFESGEQGGYVLYRLFRKQEEKIERPSPDEVDRSGYSPTPSRSTPDNMEPIEDGNTPLNRESPESALHESPIDLPALTEAQAAPITRWLADRTDNATTNEVNISHMPHHGLDGGAKQASPSTGAFPQLIGSQQNIHDNNELATVSAPMLPHEDFNNFPLGAIGNFDGNMNPRDPVEEFLNQTIADPDEHSSTTSKAQYDSDTGIIPTEFENHGVMQGEFMDDLSGLENLDFWPDDRNPQLSALYEDTPLLPYDSTDQDVLSMDSGAESLQDLFNSMDDSNARNNVWGNEPFLQGTGFPMSWPLQPNSAFPNQGTANRRLMLQLSESLSPDFDASMTRDECEDEEPGIVVTSKYVNEAPEESTAEKDMPSDGDDAEPTGITILRRRTASSFSDGDDAESTGITILRQHQAPNASLLSDGDDAESTGITILRRRQAPTASSASSFTQQGAAVQRVRLQSNLDAAPCSSVDGSSSCIINEGESERTMEKPEIEENAGSTLAEGGTCHEDDQKEHDASAANAKSVVRLRKTAEGSDKENKQEEEEGVLDSHVRAPGNKRGFPSYIIWLVLSVALVLLISLGIYGWV, encoded by the exons ATGACGGTGATGGAGCTCAAGAAGCTGCCGCTCGGGTTCAGGTTCCACCCCACCGACGAGGAGCTCGTCAGGCACTACCTCAAGGGGAAGATCACGGGGCAGATCAGGAGCGAGGCCGAGGTCATCCCCGAGATCGATGTCTGCAAGTGCGAGCCGTGGGATCTCCCTG ATAAGTCTCTGATCCGCTCCGATGATCCGGAGTGGTTCTTCTTCGCTCCGAAGGATAGGAAGTATCCCAATGGGAGCAGGTCGAACAGGGCGACGGAGGCCGGGTACTGGAAGGCCACCGGGAAGGACAGGGTGATCAGGTCCAAGGGTGACAAGAAGAAGCAGCAAGTAATTGGCATGAAGAAGACGCTCGTGTTCCACCGGGGGCGTGCGCCGAAGGGTGAGCGGACTGGGTGGATCATGCATGAGTACCGCACCACCGAGCCGGAGTTTGAGTCCGGTGAGCAG GGAGGTTACGTTCTCTACCGGCTGTTCCGAAAGCAAGAGGAGAAAATTGAGCGACCCAGTCCGGATGAAGTGGATAGAAGTGGATACTCACCCACTCCTTCTCGTTCAACTCCTGATAACATGGAACCAATTGAAGACGGAAATACACCATTAAACAGGGAATCTCCAGAATCTGCTCTGCATGAAAGCCCAATTGATTTGCCTGCTCTAACTGAGGCTCAAGCTGCGCCAATTACAAGGTGGCTTGCAGACAGAACTGATAACGCGACAACAAATGAAGTAAACATCTCTCACATGCCTCATCATGGGCTTGATGGAGGAGCTAAG CAGGCTAGCCCTTCAACTGGTGCTTTCCCTCAGCTGATTGGTTCACAACAGAATATCCATGATAATAATGAATTAGCCACAGTTTCTGCACCCATGCTACCACATGAAGACTTCAATAATTTCCCTCTAGGAGCCATTGGTAATTTTGATGGCAATATGAATCCTCGAGATCCAGTGGAGGAGTTCTTGAATCAAACCATTGCTGATCCAGATGAGCATTCATCAACAACATCAAAGGCTCAGTATGATTCGGACACTGGAATCATACCAACTGAGTTTGAGAACCATGGGGTGATGCAG GGTGAATTCATGGATGATCTGAGTGGGTTGGAAAATTTAGATTTCTGGCCAGATGACCGAAATCCCCAGTTGAGTGCACTGTATGAGGACACACCATTGCTGCCTTATGATAGCACCGACCAGGATGTGCTCTCCATGGACTCTGGTGCTGAATCCTTGCAAGATCTATTCAACAGCATGGACGATTCAAACGCGAGGAATAATGTATGGGGCAACGAACCATTCCTCCAGGGGACTGGATTTCCCATGTCTTGGCCGTTACAGCCGAACTCCGCATTTCCAAACCAGGGCACTGCAAATAGGAGGCTCATGCTACAACTATCAGAATCATTATCTCCTGATTTTGATGCGAGCATGACTAGAGATGAGTGTGAAGATGAGGAACCAGGTATTGTTGTAACTTCGAAGTATGTGAATGAAGCTCCTGAGGAGTCAACTGCAGAAAAGGATATGCCTTCTGATGGAGATGATGCTGAGCCAACGGGTATTACTATCCTGAGGCGACGCACTGCAAGTTCGTTTTCTGATGGAGATGATGCTGAGTCAACGGGTATTACCATCCTAAGACAGCACCAAGCTCCAAATGCAAGCTTGCTTTCTGATGGAGATGATGCTGAGTCAACGGGTATCACTATCCTAAGACGACGCCAAGCTCCAACTGCTAGCTCAGCTAGTTCATTTACTCAACAGGGTGCTGCAGTGCAAAGGGTGCGGCTACAATCAAACCTTGATGCAGCACCGTGTTCTAGCGTTGATGGTTCATCAAGTTGCATCATAAATGAAGGTGAAAGTGAACGCACCATGGAGAAACCTGAG ATTGAAGAGAATGCAGGAAGTACCTTGGCTGAAGGTGGGACTTGCCATGAGGATGACCAGAAGGAGCATG ATGCTTCAGCAGCAAATGCTAAATCTGTTGTGAGGCTGCGGAAGACAGCAGAGGGAAGCGACAAGGAGAACAagcaggaggaagaggagggtgTTCTTGATTCACATGTGAGAGCTCCAGGGAATAAGAGGGGATTCCCATCGTACATCATTTGGCTGGTTCTCTCTGTGGCTCTGGTCCTGCTTATCTCCCTTGGGATTTATGGATGGGTATAA